From Vreelandella neptunia, the proteins below share one genomic window:
- the gltB gene encoding glutamate synthase large subunit, producing MNRGLHQPGEFRDNCGFGLIAHMEGQASHDLLKTAIESLTCMTHRGGIAADGKTGDGCGLLLKMPTPFMQALAKEAFDAELGERFAVGVVFLPNDDAREAHARDILTGELEARGLNVVGWRDVPTDSSVCGPMALDCLPRIRQLFVQPGEGEHFDVDLFMARRRAEQALRDEEDFYVASLSSEVVSYKGLVMPEDLPAFYQDLNDPRLETAICVFHQRFSTNTAPRWPLAQPFRLLAHNGEINTIEANRGWANSRKANFVNDRLPDIAELDEIVNTTGSDSSSMDNMLEVLLTGGMELHRAVRMMVPPAWQNVETMDAELRAFYEYNSMHMEPWDGPAGVVMTDGRQAVCMLDRNGLRPARWVITKNGYITLASEIGTYGYKPEDVVAKGRVGPGQMLAVDTETGEVLHTTDIDERLKSAYPYKRWLKQEANYLESALTELARFQTMDTDSLNVQQKLFQVSFEERDQVLRPLAESGQEAVGSMGDDTPMAVLSSRPRLLTDFFRQKFAQVTNPPIDPLREAIVMSLETCCGAELNVFKATPEHAHRLILTTPVLSPRKFTALVSQDDPAFASYTLSLGYDPEQQSLHQALKALCEEAEAQVRAGKVILVLTDAELTKGLIPIQAALAVGAVHSHLGRLALRPNANIVVETGYARDAHQMAVLFGVGATAVYPWLAYQVMADMHRTGELTGNPADGRENYRKGLQKGLFKILSKMGISTLASYRGSMLFEAVGLADEVMDLCFVGMASRIQGAGFAELQMQQALLAKDAWIPRKGISQGGMFKYVHGHEYHAYNPDVVMSLQAAVQEGSYTKWKKFAQLVNERPVATIRDLLKLKPAETPIALDEVEPVEDLLPRFDSAGMSLGALSPEAHEALAQAMNEAGGRSNSGEGGEDPSRYGTIRSSKIKQIASGRFGVTPAYLVNAEVLQIKVAQGAKPGEGGQLPGGKVNQLIARLRYAVPGVTLISPPPHHDIYSIEDLAQLIFDLKQVNPDAQVSVKLVSEPGIGTIATGVAKAYADLITVSGYDGGTAASPLTSIKHAGSPWELGLPEVHQALRINGLRDKIRLQTDGGLKTGLDVVKAAILGAESFGFGTAPMVALGCKYLRICHLNNCATGVATQDDFLRGEHFRGTVDMVKNYFRFIAEEVRELMAALGVRKLTDLIGRTDLLEVLEGNTASQRKLDLTPLLANDFVPKDAPQFCKVSRNVPHDPGAKNKEVLAALKDAIESQSGGEFDFTITNCDRSVGALTSGAIAKRYGEEGLEAAPVTANFVGVAGQSFGVWNARGLNLFLEGDANDYVGKGMNGGSIVIVPPKVSQFESHKTAIIGNTCLYGATGGTLFAAGTAGERFAVRNSGASAVIEGAGDHCCEYMTGGLVCVLGETGVNFGAGMTGGFAYVLDEERTFVDKYNHELVEIHRVNTEAMEAYRRHLREMIEAYVAATGSARGAAILEDFSDYARHFWLVKPKAASLGSLLDQSRRQPE from the coding sequence ATGAATAGAGGTCTTCACCAGCCTGGCGAGTTTCGCGATAACTGTGGTTTTGGCCTGATTGCCCATATGGAAGGCCAGGCTAGCCATGATTTGCTGAAAACTGCCATTGAATCCCTGACCTGCATGACCCACCGGGGTGGTATCGCTGCCGACGGCAAGACCGGCGATGGCTGCGGTCTGCTGTTGAAAATGCCCACCCCGTTTATGCAGGCGCTGGCCAAAGAGGCGTTTGATGCTGAGCTTGGCGAACGCTTTGCTGTGGGTGTGGTGTTTCTACCCAACGATGATGCCCGTGAAGCGCATGCCCGCGATATCCTGACGGGCGAGCTGGAAGCACGTGGGCTGAACGTGGTTGGCTGGCGTGATGTGCCCACCGATTCCAGCGTGTGCGGCCCCATGGCGCTGGACTGCCTGCCGCGTATTCGCCAGCTGTTTGTGCAGCCAGGCGAGGGCGAACACTTCGATGTTGACCTGTTTATGGCCCGCCGCCGCGCCGAGCAGGCGCTGCGCGATGAAGAAGACTTCTACGTCGCCTCACTGTCGTCAGAAGTGGTCTCTTATAAAGGTCTGGTGATGCCGGAAGACCTGCCGGCGTTTTATCAGGACTTGAATGACCCGCGCCTGGAAACCGCTATTTGCGTGTTCCACCAGCGCTTCTCGACCAATACCGCGCCGCGCTGGCCACTGGCGCAGCCGTTCCGCCTTTTGGCCCACAACGGTGAGATCAACACCATTGAAGCCAACCGCGGCTGGGCGAACTCGCGAAAAGCCAATTTCGTTAACGACCGCCTGCCGGACATCGCTGAGCTGGACGAAATCGTCAACACCACCGGCTCCGACTCCTCCAGTATGGACAACATGCTGGAAGTGCTGCTGACCGGCGGTATGGAGCTGCACCGCGCAGTACGCATGATGGTGCCGCCCGCCTGGCAGAACGTCGAAACCATGGACGCCGAGCTACGCGCCTTCTACGAATACAACTCCATGCATATGGAGCCGTGGGACGGCCCGGCGGGCGTGGTGATGACCGACGGACGTCAAGCGGTGTGTATGCTCGACCGTAACGGCCTGCGCCCGGCGCGCTGGGTAATTACCAAGAATGGCTACATTACCCTGGCCTCTGAAATCGGCACCTACGGCTATAAGCCGGAAGACGTAGTTGCCAAAGGCCGTGTAGGTCCTGGCCAAATGCTCGCCGTGGATACCGAAACCGGCGAAGTGCTGCATACCACGGATATAGATGAACGGCTGAAGTCTGCTTATCCCTATAAGCGTTGGCTTAAGCAGGAGGCGAACTATTTAGAGTCGGCGCTGACCGAGCTGGCGCGTTTCCAAACCATGGATACCGATTCGCTCAACGTGCAGCAGAAATTGTTCCAGGTTAGCTTCGAAGAGCGTGACCAGGTGCTGCGTCCGCTGGCGGAAAGCGGCCAGGAAGCCGTTGGTTCCATGGGCGACGATACGCCCATGGCGGTGCTTTCAAGCCGACCGCGCCTGCTGACGGACTTCTTCCGTCAGAAATTTGCCCAGGTCACTAACCCGCCCATCGACCCGCTGCGCGAAGCGATCGTCATGTCGCTGGAAACCTGCTGTGGCGCCGAGCTTAACGTCTTTAAAGCGACGCCTGAGCACGCCCACCGCTTGATCTTGACCACGCCGGTACTGTCGCCACGCAAATTTACCGCCCTGGTTAGCCAGGACGATCCGGCGTTTGCCAGCTATACGCTGTCGTTGGGATACGACCCTGAGCAGCAGAGTCTGCATCAAGCGCTAAAAGCGCTGTGTGAAGAAGCCGAAGCTCAGGTGCGCGCCGGTAAAGTCATTCTGGTGCTCACTGACGCTGAACTGACGAAAGGGCTGATTCCCATTCAGGCCGCCCTGGCCGTGGGCGCCGTGCACTCTCACTTGGGCCGGTTGGCGCTTCGCCCCAACGCTAACATTGTGGTGGAAACCGGCTACGCTCGTGATGCCCACCAAATGGCCGTGCTGTTTGGCGTGGGCGCCACGGCGGTTTATCCGTGGCTCGCCTATCAGGTCATGGCGGATATGCACCGCACAGGCGAACTGACCGGTAACCCGGCGGACGGTCGTGAGAACTACCGTAAAGGCCTGCAGAAAGGTCTGTTCAAGATCCTGTCTAAAATGGGTATCTCGACGCTGGCTTCTTATCGCGGGTCGATGCTGTTTGAAGCCGTGGGCTTGGCAGATGAAGTGATGGATCTGTGCTTTGTCGGTATGGCTTCGCGCATTCAGGGCGCCGGTTTTGCCGAGCTGCAGATGCAGCAGGCGCTGCTGGCTAAAGATGCCTGGATTCCCCGTAAAGGCATCTCCCAGGGCGGCATGTTCAAGTATGTTCACGGCCACGAGTACCACGCCTACAACCCCGATGTAGTGATGTCGCTGCAGGCGGCGGTTCAGGAAGGCAGCTATACCAAGTGGAAGAAGTTTGCCCAGCTGGTGAACGAGCGTCCGGTGGCCACCATTCGTGACCTGCTCAAGCTCAAGCCTGCTGAGACACCGATTGCGCTGGATGAAGTAGAGCCGGTTGAAGATCTGCTGCCGCGCTTTGATAGCGCCGGTATGTCCCTGGGCGCGCTATCGCCAGAAGCCCACGAAGCGCTGGCCCAGGCCATGAACGAAGCGGGCGGCCGCTCAAACTCTGGTGAAGGCGGCGAAGACCCGTCGCGCTACGGCACTATCCGTAGCTCTAAAATCAAGCAGATCGCCTCCGGCCGCTTTGGCGTCACCCCGGCGTACTTGGTCAATGCGGAAGTGCTGCAGATCAAGGTTGCCCAGGGTGCTAAACCCGGCGAAGGCGGTCAGTTGCCCGGCGGTAAGGTAAACCAGCTGATTGCACGGCTGCGCTACGCGGTACCCGGTGTGACGCTGATTTCACCGCCGCCGCACCACGATATTTACTCTATCGAGGATTTGGCTCAGCTGATTTTTGACCTTAAGCAGGTCAATCCGGATGCCCAGGTGTCGGTGAAGCTGGTCTCCGAGCCGGGGATCGGCACGATCGCCACCGGTGTGGCCAAGGCCTACGCGGATCTGATTACCGTGTCTGGCTACGATGGCGGCACCGCGGCGAGCCCGCTGACCTCGATCAAGCACGCCGGTTCGCCCTGGGAGTTGGGGCTGCCGGAAGTGCACCAGGCGCTGCGTATCAACGGCCTGCGCGACAAAATTCGCCTGCAGACCGACGGCGGTCTGAAAACCGGCCTGGATGTAGTGAAAGCGGCGATTCTGGGCGCTGAAAGCTTCGGCTTCGGCACCGCGCCCATGGTGGCATTGGGCTGTAAGTACCTGCGTATCTGTCACCTCAACAACTGTGCCACCGGTGTCGCCACTCAGGATGATTTCCTGCGCGGCGAGCACTTCCGCGGTACGGTGGACATGGTCAAAAACTACTTCCGTTTTATCGCCGAAGAAGTGCGTGAGCTGATGGCGGCGCTGGGTGTGCGCAAACTCACCGACCTGATCGGGCGTACCGATCTGCTGGAAGTACTGGAAGGCAATACCGCTTCCCAGCGCAAGCTCGATCTAACGCCGTTGCTGGCTAATGACTTTGTACCTAAAGATGCGCCGCAGTTCTGCAAGGTCAGCCGTAATGTGCCTCACGACCCGGGCGCTAAAAACAAAGAGGTGCTGGCGGCGCTGAAAGATGCTATCGAAAGCCAGTCGGGCGGTGAGTTTGATTTCACCATTACCAACTGTGACCGCAGCGTGGGCGCACTCACCTCGGGTGCCATTGCCAAACGCTACGGTGAAGAGGGGCTGGAAGCGGCGCCGGTCACGGCTAATTTCGTCGGCGTGGCGGGGCAGAGCTTCGGGGTATGGAATGCTCGGGGTCTGAATCTTTTCCTGGAAGGCGACGCCAACGACTACGTCGGCAAGGGCATGAACGGCGGCAGTATTGTGATTGTGCCGCCCAAAGTGAGTCAGTTCGAGAGCCATAAAACGGCCATTATCGGCAACACCTGTCTGTACGGTGCCACCGGCGGGACGCTGTTCGCCGCCGGCACTGCGGGTGAGCGCTTTGCGGTACGTAACTCCGGCGCTTCAGCGGTGATTGAAGGCGCAGGCGACCACTGCTGCGAATATATGACCGGCGGCTTGGTCTGTGTGCTGGGAGAGACCGGAGTCAACTTCGGCGCGGGCATGACCGGTGGGTTTGCCTATGTGTTGGATGAAGAGCGCACCTTCGTGGACAAGTACAACCACGAGCTGGTCGAGATCCACCGCGTTAACACGGAGGCAATGGAGGCGTATCGTCGTCACCTGCGTGAAATGATCGAAGCCTATGTGGCCGCGACGGGTTCCGCGCGTGGGGCGGCTATTTTGGAAGACTTCAGCGACTATGCGCGCCACTTCTGGCTGGTTAAGCCAAAAGCGGCCAGCTTGGGTAGTTTGCTGGATCAGTCTCGGCGTCAGCCGGAATAA
- a CDS encoding FAD-dependent oxidoreductase, giving the protein MANRLNNDFQFVDVGRKDPEKKDARARAKEFAEIYEPFKPTDAASQAHRCLHCGNPYCEWKCPVHNYIPNWLQLVVEGNIIEAAELSHKTNSLPEVCGRVCPQDRLCEGDCTLNDGFGAVTIGSVEKYITDTAFAMGWRPDMSHVTWTDKKVAIIGAGPAGLGCADILARNGVKPVVFDKYPEIGGLLTFGIPEFKLEKSVMERRRAVFEEMGVEFRLNTEIGTDIEFETLMQEYDAVFLGMGTYKYMEGGFPGEDLPGVYKALDFLIANVNRCLGFEKDPDDYISMEGKRVVVLGGGDTAMDCNRTSIRQNATSVTCAYRRDEGNMPGSRREVSNAREEGVEFLFNRQPVAVVGEEKVEGVKVVRTRLGEPDENGRQRPEVVPGSEEIIAADAVVIAFGFQASPAPWFDSANIQVDERDRVTAPEHGQYAFQTSNEKIFAGGDMVRGSDLVVTAIYEGRQAAEGILDYLGV; this is encoded by the coding sequence ATGGCTAACCGTTTAAATAACGATTTTCAGTTTGTTGATGTGGGTCGTAAAGACCCGGAAAAGAAAGACGCCCGCGCCCGTGCCAAAGAGTTTGCGGAAATTTACGAACCGTTCAAACCCACCGATGCGGCCAGTCAGGCGCATCGCTGCCTGCACTGCGGTAACCCGTACTGTGAGTGGAAGTGCCCGGTGCACAACTACATTCCCAACTGGCTACAGCTGGTGGTGGAAGGCAACATCATTGAAGCCGCTGAGCTGTCGCACAAAACCAACTCGCTGCCCGAAGTGTGTGGTCGCGTGTGCCCGCAGGATCGCCTATGCGAAGGCGACTGCACGCTGAATGATGGTTTCGGCGCGGTGACTATCGGTTCGGTGGAGAAGTACATCACCGATACCGCGTTCGCCATGGGCTGGCGCCCGGACATGTCCCACGTTACCTGGACAGATAAAAAAGTCGCCATCATTGGCGCAGGCCCTGCGGGCCTGGGCTGTGCGGATATTTTGGCCCGTAACGGCGTTAAGCCGGTGGTGTTCGACAAGTACCCGGAAATCGGTGGCCTGCTGACCTTTGGTATTCCCGAGTTCAAGCTGGAAAAAAGCGTGATGGAGCGCCGCCGCGCGGTCTTTGAAGAGATGGGCGTCGAGTTCCGCCTGAATACCGAGATTGGTACCGATATCGAGTTTGAGACCTTGATGCAGGAGTACGACGCCGTGTTCCTGGGTATGGGGACTTATAAATACATGGAAGGCGGATTCCCTGGTGAAGATCTGCCGGGCGTTTACAAAGCCCTCGATTTTCTGATTGCCAACGTCAACCGCTGCCTGGGCTTTGAAAAAGACCCCGACGACTATATCTCCATGGAAGGTAAGCGTGTGGTCGTGCTGGGCGGCGGTGATACGGCGATGGACTGTAACCGTACCTCGATTCGTCAAAACGCCACCAGCGTGACCTGTGCGTACCGTCGTGACGAAGGCAACATGCCGGGGTCGCGCCGTGAAGTGTCCAATGCTCGTGAAGAGGGCGTTGAGTTTCTGTTCAACCGTCAGCCGGTGGCGGTCGTCGGTGAAGAGAAGGTCGAAGGCGTGAAAGTTGTGCGCACACGCTTGGGTGAGCCGGATGAAAACGGCCGTCAGCGTCCTGAAGTGGTACCGGGCTCTGAAGAGATCATTGCGGCGGATGCTGTGGTTATCGCTTTCGGCTTCCAGGCAAGCCCGGCACCGTGGTTCGATAGCGCCAATATTCAGGTCGACGAGCGAGATCGCGTCACCGCGCCGGAGCACGGCCAGTACGCGTTCCAAACCAGCAACGAAAAAATCTTTGCCGGTGGCGATATGGTGCGCGGCTCTGATTTGGTGGTCACAGCGATTTACGAAGGCCGCCAGGCAGCCGAAGGTATTCTGGATTACCTGGGAGTGTAA
- a CDS encoding CTP synthase, with protein MTRYIFVTGGVVSSLGKGIASASLAAILEARGLKVTMLKLDPYINVDPGTMSPFQHGEVFVTEDGAETDLDLGHYERFIRTKMTQRNNFTTGRVYEHVLRKERRGDYLGGTVQVIPHITDEIKQRVYAGGEGFDVALVEIGGTVGDIESLPFLESIRQIRSEQGANRALFMHLTLVPYIKTAGETKTKPTQHSVKELRSIGIQPDILICRSEVELEESERRKIALFTNVEERAVVPLQDADTIYRIPLMLHEHGLDEIVCDKLRLEAPDADLSEWVKVLDAKLNPLKSVSIAMVGKYMELLDAYKSLNEALIHAGIQGRIKVNVDYIDSEDIERHGTERLAGKDAILVPGGFGERGVEGKIMTAQFARENSVPYLGICLGMQVAVIEFARNVAGWNDANSTEFTHDTQHPVVGLITEWLSPEGKIELRDAASDLGGTMRLGGQVCHLASGSKAREAYGSDEIVERHRHRFEVNNQFIDELEKAGLVISGKSVDQSLVEMVELADHPWYVACQFHPEFTSTPRDGHPLFSGFVNAALDHKTARSRAHANAQE; from the coding sequence ATGACACGATATATCTTCGTGACCGGCGGCGTTGTGTCCTCTCTTGGCAAGGGCATCGCCTCCGCCTCGCTTGCGGCGATTTTAGAGGCCCGCGGCCTTAAGGTCACCATGCTCAAGCTCGACCCGTACATCAACGTGGATCCGGGCACCATGAGCCCCTTCCAGCACGGTGAGGTGTTCGTCACAGAAGATGGCGCCGAAACCGATCTTGATCTCGGGCATTACGAGCGCTTTATTCGCACCAAAATGACCCAGCGCAACAACTTTACGACCGGCCGTGTTTACGAGCACGTACTGCGCAAAGAGCGCCGTGGCGACTATCTTGGTGGCACCGTTCAGGTCATTCCGCATATCACCGATGAGATTAAACAGCGCGTTTACGCGGGCGGCGAAGGTTTTGATGTGGCGCTGGTAGAGATCGGAGGAACGGTCGGTGATATCGAATCGCTGCCTTTCCTTGAGTCGATCCGCCAAATCCGTAGTGAACAGGGTGCCAACCGCGCGCTGTTTATGCACCTGACCCTGGTGCCCTACATCAAAACGGCAGGTGAGACCAAAACCAAACCGACCCAGCACAGCGTTAAAGAGCTGCGCTCTATCGGTATCCAGCCGGATATTCTGATTTGCCGCAGCGAAGTGGAGCTGGAAGAGAGCGAGCGCCGCAAAATCGCCCTGTTCACCAACGTCGAAGAGCGTGCGGTGGTACCGCTGCAGGATGCCGATACCATCTATCGCATTCCGCTAATGCTCCACGAGCACGGCTTAGACGAGATCGTTTGCGATAAGCTGCGCCTTGAAGCGCCTGACGCCGATTTATCTGAATGGGTGAAGGTGCTGGATGCCAAGCTCAACCCGCTCAAATCCGTCAGCATCGCCATGGTCGGTAAGTACATGGAGCTGCTGGATGCCTACAAGTCGCTCAACGAAGCGCTGATTCACGCCGGTATCCAGGGCCGTATCAAGGTCAACGTCGACTATATCGATTCCGAAGATATCGAGCGTCATGGCACTGAGCGCCTGGCAGGTAAAGACGCCATTCTGGTGCCCGGTGGCTTTGGCGAACGCGGCGTAGAGGGCAAAATTATGACCGCTCAATTCGCCCGGGAAAACAGCGTACCGTATCTGGGGATTTGCCTGGGTATGCAGGTAGCGGTGATTGAGTTTGCCCGTAATGTGGCAGGCTGGAACGACGCCAACTCTACTGAGTTCACCCACGACACCCAGCACCCGGTAGTCGGTTTGATCACCGAATGGCTAAGCCCGGAAGGCAAAATCGAACTGCGCGATGCGGCGTCCGATCTGGGCGGCACTATGCGCTTAGGTGGCCAGGTATGTCATTTGGCGTCGGGTTCTAAAGCGCGCGAAGCCTATGGTTCCGACGAGATTGTTGAGCGTCATCGTCACCGCTTCGAGGTCAATAATCAGTTTATCGATGAGCTTGAAAAAGCCGGGCTGGTTATCTCGGGTAAGAGCGTTGATCAGTCGCTGGTGGAAATGGTCGAGTTGGCGGATCACCCCTGGTACGTGGCCTGTCAGTTCCATCCAGAGTTCACGTCGACGCCCCGTGATGGACACCCACTGTTCTCGGGCTTTGTTAACGCCGCCCTGGATCACAAAACAGCGCGTAGTCGTGCCCATGCGAATGCGCAGGAATAA
- the kdsA gene encoding 3-deoxy-8-phosphooctulonate synthase yields MASQDGSQERHINVAGLTAGNSLPLMLLGGMNVLESAELADEVAQAYVTVTQKLGMPYVFKASFDKANRSSIHSYRGPGIEKGLQILADIKARHNVPVITDVHEPWQAQAAAEVADIIQLPAFLARQTDLVVAMAKTGAVINIKKPQFLAPHEMRHILSKFQEAGNDRLMLCERGSSFGYNNLIVDMLGFGDMKQTGYPVVFDVTHALQRPGGRADSADGRRAQVAELARAGVAVGLAGLFLEAHPDPDNAKCDGPCALPLDQLEPFLTQLVQLDALVKGFEPLTIR; encoded by the coding sequence ATGGCTTCTCAAGATGGATCGCAAGAGCGTCATATTAATGTTGCCGGCTTAACTGCCGGCAATTCATTGCCGCTAATGCTGCTGGGTGGCATGAACGTGCTGGAGTCTGCCGAGCTTGCCGACGAAGTTGCCCAAGCTTACGTCACGGTGACCCAGAAGCTGGGTATGCCCTACGTGTTCAAGGCCAGCTTCGATAAAGCCAATCGCAGTTCGATTCACTCCTACCGCGGCCCGGGTATCGAGAAAGGGTTGCAGATCCTGGCCGATATCAAAGCTCGCCACAACGTGCCGGTCATCACCGACGTGCACGAGCCCTGGCAGGCGCAAGCAGCCGCTGAAGTGGCTGACATTATCCAACTGCCGGCCTTTTTGGCTCGCCAAACCGATTTGGTGGTCGCCATGGCCAAAACCGGTGCGGTCATCAATATCAAAAAGCCGCAGTTTTTGGCGCCCCATGAAATGCGCCATATCCTCAGCAAGTTCCAGGAAGCCGGTAACGACCGGCTGATGCTCTGCGAGCGCGGCTCAAGCTTTGGTTACAACAACCTGATTGTTGATATGCTGGGCTTTGGTGATATGAAGCAAACCGGCTATCCGGTAGTTTTCGATGTGACCCATGCGCTGCAGCGCCCCGGTGGGCGTGCCGACAGTGCTGACGGTCGTAGGGCACAGGTGGCCGAATTGGCCCGAGCAGGTGTGGCTGTCGGCCTTGCAGGGCTGTTTTTGGAAGCCCACCCTGACCCAGACAACGCCAAATGCGATGGGCCCTGTGCGCTGCCGCTGGATCAATTAGAGCCGTTCTTGACTCAACTTGTGCAGTTAGATGCGCTGGTTAAAGGGTTTGAGCCGCTAACGATTCGCTAG
- the eno gene encoding phosphopyruvate hydratase, giving the protein MTKIVAISALEVLDSRGNPTVQAHVRLASGAVGEACAPSGASTGSREALELRDGDKSRYLGKGVLKAVDAVNGKIRDALLGMDARDQRGLDDAMLALDGTENKANLGANAILAVSLAAAKAAANAKGVPLYAHIAELYGQPGQYSMPVPMMNIINGGEHADNNVDIQEFMVQPVGAPNFREGLRMGAEIFHALKKVLSAKGLSTSVGDEGGFAPNLASNADALAVIKQAVADAGYELGKDVTLALDCASSEFYKDGQYNLSGEGKSYDAQGFTDYLAGLCADYPIVSIEDGMDESDWAGWKALTDKLGDKVQLVGDDLFVTNTKILKRGIDEQIGNSILIKFNQIGSLSETLDAIKMAQDAGFTAVISHRSGETEDTTIADLAVGTCAGQIKTGSLCRSDRVAKYNRLLVIEAELGDVAYPGLKAIKGQ; this is encoded by the coding sequence ATGACCAAAATTGTTGCTATCAGTGCGTTGGAAGTGCTGGATTCTCGTGGTAACCCGACCGTGCAAGCGCACGTCCGTCTAGCTAGCGGTGCTGTCGGTGAAGCCTGTGCCCCCAGCGGTGCCTCAACCGGCTCCCGGGAAGCGTTAGAGCTGCGCGACGGCGATAAGTCGCGCTACCTGGGCAAGGGCGTGCTGAAAGCAGTCGATGCGGTCAATGGCAAAATTCGTGATGCGCTGCTGGGTATGGACGCGCGTGATCAGCGTGGCCTGGACGATGCCATGCTGGCGCTGGACGGCACTGAGAACAAGGCGAACCTGGGGGCGAATGCCATTCTAGCGGTTTCCCTGGCGGCGGCTAAAGCAGCTGCGAATGCCAAAGGCGTGCCGCTGTATGCTCATATTGCCGAGCTCTACGGCCAACCTGGCCAGTACAGCATGCCGGTACCAATGATGAACATCATCAACGGCGGCGAGCACGCGGATAACAACGTCGATATCCAGGAATTTATGGTGCAGCCAGTGGGCGCCCCTAACTTCCGCGAAGGGCTGCGCATGGGCGCGGAAATTTTCCACGCGCTGAAGAAAGTGCTCTCGGCCAAAGGCCTCTCTACATCCGTCGGTGACGAGGGTGGCTTTGCGCCTAACCTGGCGTCTAACGCCGATGCGCTAGCGGTTATTAAGCAGGCCGTTGCCGATGCAGGCTATGAGCTGGGTAAAGACGTAACGCTAGCACTGGACTGCGCGTCTTCCGAATTCTACAAAGACGGTCAATACAACCTTTCCGGTGAAGGCAAAAGCTACGACGCCCAAGGCTTTACTGATTACCTGGCAGGCCTGTGCGCCGATTACCCGATAGTGTCCATCGAAGACGGCATGGATGAATCCGATTGGGCAGGTTGGAAAGCGCTAACCGACAAGCTGGGCGATAAAGTGCAGCTGGTGGGTGATGATCTATTCGTCACCAATACCAAGATTCTCAAGCGCGGTATTGATGAGCAGATCGGTAACTCTATCCTGATCAAGTTCAACCAGATCGGCTCGCTCTCCGAGACGTTGGATGCGATCAAGATGGCTCAGGATGCAGGCTTCACGGCGGTTATTTCTCACCGCTCCGGTGAAACCGAAGACACCACCATTGCGGATTTGGCAGTGGGCACCTGTGCCGGTCAGATCAAAACGGGCTCACTGTGCCGCTCTGACCGGGTTGCCAAGTACAACCGTCTGTTGGTGATTGAAGCGGAGCTGGGTGATGTGGCCTACCCCGGTTTGAAAGCCATTAAAGGGCAGTAA
- the fdxA gene encoding ferredoxin FdxA: MTFVVTENCIQCKYTDCVEVCPVDCFYEGPNFLVIHPDECIDCALCEPECPAEAIFSEDELPDGQEAFIEINAEMAEVWPNIAERKDPLPDAEEWDGKPGKLEKLER, translated from the coding sequence ATGACGTTTGTCGTTACCGAGAACTGCATCCAGTGCAAATACACCGACTGTGTGGAAGTCTGCCCGGTCGACTGTTTCTACGAGGGCCCGAACTTCCTGGTCATTCATCCTGACGAGTGTATCGACTGCGCGCTGTGTGAGCCCGAGTGCCCCGCCGAGGCGATATTCTCCGAGGATGAGCTGCCGGATGGGCAGGAGGCCTTTATCGAGATTAACGCTGAGATGGCCGAAGTATGGCCGAACATAGCCGAGCGAAAAGATCCGCTGCCAGACGCCGAAGAGTGGGATGGCAAGCCCGGGAAGCTTGAGAAATTAGAGCGCTAA